A single Cupriavidus sp. D39 DNA region contains:
- a CDS encoding IS5 family transposase, producing the protein MRGADTFTESLFTMRRLDDFVPKSHPLRSIRTMANQALAKMDRLFAQMYEADIKGGRPSIAPEKLLRAMLLQVLYSVRSERQLMEQTQYNLLFRWFIGLAMDDVVWVPTVFSKNRERLIKHDAVIEFFNEVLAIAQKKDWLSGEHFSVDGTLIQAWAGHKSFVPKDGGDNDDNDGANFKGRKRGNETHESKTDPDARLYRKGKTASELRYMGHTLSDNRHGLVVSAMVTNADGYAEREAAKVMLNDARQVAEDLDVEVTVGADKGYDAEEFIQACLEMKVTPHVAQNTSGRRSAVPDAIARSEGYAISQQKRKLIEQGFGWAKTVGRMRQVMVRGRKKVDQMFVLSMAAYNLVRMRSLGQIRPQSQ; encoded by the coding sequence ATGCGGCGGCTGGATGATTTCGTGCCGAAGTCCCATCCGCTGCGCTCGATCCGCACCATGGCCAATCAGGCGCTAGCGAAGATGGACCGGTTGTTCGCGCAGATGTATGAAGCCGATATCAAGGGCGGCCGGCCCAGCATCGCGCCGGAGAAGTTGCTGAGGGCCATGCTGCTGCAGGTGCTCTACAGCGTCCGGTCAGAGCGTCAGCTCATGGAGCAGACGCAGTACAACCTGCTGTTTCGCTGGTTCATTGGTTTGGCCATGGATGATGTGGTCTGGGTGCCCACCGTGTTCAGCAAGAACCGCGAACGGCTGATCAAGCACGACGCGGTAATCGAGTTCTTCAATGAAGTGTTGGCCATCGCGCAGAAGAAGGACTGGCTGTCGGGCGAACACTTCAGCGTGGACGGCACGCTGATTCAGGCGTGGGCAGGCCACAAGAGCTTCGTGCCCAAAGACGGCGGCGACAATGACGATAACGACGGCGCTAACTTCAAGGGGCGCAAGCGCGGTAACGAGACGCACGAGTCCAAGACCGATCCCGATGCCAGGCTCTATCGCAAAGGCAAGACCGCCAGTGAGTTGCGCTACATGGGCCATACGCTGAGCGACAATCGCCACGGCCTGGTGGTCAGCGCCATGGTGACCAATGCTGACGGATACGCCGAGCGCGAGGCCGCGAAGGTCATGCTAAACGATGCCAGGCAGGTGGCTGAGGATCTCGATGTGGAAGTCACCGTGGGCGCGGACAAGGGCTACGACGCGGAGGAGTTCATTCAGGCTTGCCTGGAGATGAAGGTGACGCCGCATGTCGCACAAAACACCTCGGGGCGGCGCTCGGCCGTCCCTGATGCCATCGCACGCAGCGAGGGTTATGCCATCTCGCAGCAGAAGCGCAAGCTGATTGAACAAGGTTTTGGATGGGCCAAGACCGTTGGGCGCATGCGCCAGGTGATGGTGCGCGGACGGAAGAAGGTCGACCAGATGTTCGTGCTGAGCATGGCCGCCTACAACCTCGTACGTATGCGTTCCCTGGGACAAATCCGTCCGCAGTCGCAGTAA
- a CDS encoding flagellar brake protein — protein MSLKNPNAKHQPNSTQAPSDDPLDGRHRLTLPMQISAVLLDLAWLKCVVRLSARDSYKIATTVLQVDPVSCTFIFDGCRTDAERDLLLASDEIAVSAVLRDVRIDFVIGRPSLIKYQGGPACAAPFPSKLYHFERRRHPRARPHAAMGYRSELHTPDAHLLTMDIANLSLSGVGLRSKGACTDRLPVGTILQKCRLDFRSQGELEFDLQVVGHGLAWEGERAMHHIGCTFVALAPGQQTFLQRLVYHIELASREGPGCAPIQL, from the coding sequence GTGAGCCTCAAAAATCCCAATGCCAAGCACCAACCGAATAGCACGCAAGCGCCAAGCGATGACCCATTGGATGGTCGCCACCGATTGACTCTTCCCATGCAAATCAGTGCAGTGCTGCTCGATCTCGCTTGGCTGAAGTGCGTTGTTCGACTAAGCGCACGCGACAGCTACAAGATTGCCACCACCGTGCTGCAGGTTGACCCCGTATCTTGTACCTTCATCTTCGACGGATGCCGAACGGATGCCGAGCGGGATTTGCTGCTGGCATCGGACGAAATTGCTGTCTCCGCTGTGCTGCGCGATGTCAGGATTGACTTCGTCATCGGCAGACCATCCCTGATCAAGTATCAGGGCGGCCCGGCCTGCGCCGCACCCTTCCCATCTAAGCTCTATCATTTCGAGCGCCGCCGCCATCCCCGCGCACGACCGCACGCCGCGATGGGCTACCGCTCTGAGCTTCACACGCCCGACGCCCACCTTCTGACGATGGATATCGCCAACCTCTCCCTGTCCGGTGTGGGACTTCGCTCCAAGGGTGCGTGTACGGACCGGTTACCGGTGGGAACGATCTTGCAGAAGTGCAGGCTCGACTTTCGCAGCCAGGGCGAACTGGAATTTGACCTCCAGGTAGTCGGGCACGGTCTAGCCTGGGAAGGCGAGCGTGCTATGCATCACATCGGCTGCACCTTTGTCGCACTCGCGCCCGGTCAGCAGACCTTCCTCCAGCGCTTGGTCTACCACATCGAACTGGCGAGCCGCGAAGGGCCAGGATGCGCGCCAATCCAGCTCTAA
- a CDS encoding MipA/OmpV family protein produces MADTSNPSSTAEPSGTAARWPAALLVGLAAAALSARAQTPSPLAEWQYSAGVPLMKLYEAKVPDWQVQVGAAASLRPYYEGTQRYHVLAGPSFDIRYRDLFFVSAGEGIGVNLLRADHWRAGVAIGYNLGRRMADDPGRLNGLGNINFAVETKLFGEYVVSASFPLVVRIDVRRSLGGTDGWIGDIGAYLPLPGSSERFFWFAGPTVTFGDARYMSRWFGVTSAQATRSGYPQYKADAGLKSYGAGISAIWFFREHWFVTGDVAVGQLADSAAHSPITQKATNTVVDLSLHYQY; encoded by the coding sequence ATGGCGGATACCAGCAATCCATCTTCAACAGCAGAGCCGTCGGGTACCGCGGCCCGGTGGCCGGCTGCCCTGCTGGTGGGCCTGGCGGCTGCCGCTTTGAGCGCTCGCGCGCAGACACCGTCGCCGCTGGCCGAGTGGCAATATTCGGCCGGTGTCCCGTTGATGAAACTGTACGAGGCCAAGGTGCCCGACTGGCAGGTCCAGGTTGGGGCAGCCGCCAGCCTGCGACCGTATTACGAAGGTACCCAGCGCTATCACGTGCTCGCGGGCCCCAGCTTCGATATCCGCTACCGCGACCTGTTCTTTGTTTCCGCCGGTGAGGGCATCGGCGTGAACCTGCTGCGGGCGGACCACTGGCGCGCGGGGGTGGCGATAGGCTACAACCTGGGCCGGCGCATGGCCGACGATCCCGGCCGTCTCAACGGACTAGGCAACATCAATTTTGCAGTTGAGACCAAGCTCTTTGGCGAGTATGTGGTGTCGGCGTCATTCCCCTTGGTGGTGCGCATCGATGTGCGGCGCAGCCTGGGCGGCACCGACGGCTGGATCGGCGATATCGGCGCCTACCTGCCGCTGCCCGGCAGCTCGGAGCGCTTTTTCTGGTTTGCCGGCCCTACCGTCACCTTCGGTGATGCGCGCTACATGAGCCGGTGGTTCGGCGTCACCTCGGCTCAGGCGACGCGCTCGGGCTATCCGCAATACAAGGCCGATGCGGGCCTCAAGTCATACGGCGCGGGCATCTCCGCGATCTGGTTCTTTCGCGAACATTGGTTTGTCACCGGCGACGTTGCGGTCGGCCAACTCGCTGACTCGGCGGCGCACAGTCCGATCACGCAGAAGGCGACCAATACGGTCGTCGATCTTTCGCTGCACTACCAATACTGA
- a CDS encoding IS4 family transposase: MARLGLQRALDPAWIDQLFEQERETQYTRELLFSTTVEIMSLVAVGLRPSVHAAAKASPALPVSITALYDKISRTEPGLVRALVQGSARRLGPVVQPMLRKQPPSVDGYRLRIVDGSHLPASEKRLKPLRGFRGAALPGQSLVVYDPDTAMIVDLVPCEDAHAQERAIMETLLASAQPAELWIADRNFSTRAILAGWQRRGSAFIVREHGRNPSPSELEPLREMGRVETGIVYEQAVSIPDESNAPLVLRRIELHLDGATEDGDTVIRLLTNVPAAHLTAEAVARLYRRRWSIENMFQRLESVLNSEIRSLSQPRAALLAFGVAALAYNVLSVIATAVRIRHELDTSDIELSPYYLASEIRATYAGMMIAVPPEVWQAYDLLTPAQLGRELIKMATHVDPRAMRKHTRGPKAPKKKGYVAGCVARRHVSTARVIKAGRVV; the protein is encoded by the coding sequence ATGGCGCGCCTGGGGTTGCAACGCGCCCTTGATCCGGCCTGGATCGACCAGTTGTTCGAGCAAGAGCGTGAAACGCAGTACACGCGGGAGCTATTGTTCTCGACGACGGTGGAAATCATGTCACTGGTCGCCGTGGGGCTGCGCCCGTCGGTGCATGCGGCGGCCAAGGCCAGTCCGGCGTTGCCGGTTTCCATCACCGCGCTGTACGACAAGATCAGCCGGACCGAGCCCGGACTGGTTCGTGCCCTGGTGCAAGGCAGCGCGCGGCGGCTGGGGCCGGTCGTGCAACCGATGTTGCGCAAGCAGCCGCCCTCGGTGGACGGCTATCGCCTGCGCATCGTGGATGGCAGCCATTTGCCGGCGAGCGAAAAGCGCCTGAAACCATTACGTGGGTTTCGGGGCGCGGCCTTGCCGGGGCAGTCATTGGTCGTCTATGACCCGGACACAGCGATGATCGTTGATCTGGTGCCCTGTGAAGATGCGCATGCCCAGGAGCGGGCCATCATGGAAACCCTGCTCGCATCGGCTCAGCCGGCCGAGCTGTGGATCGCCGATCGCAACTTCAGCACCCGGGCGATTCTTGCCGGCTGGCAGCGTCGCGGCAGCGCCTTCATCGTGCGGGAGCACGGCCGCAATCCGAGCCCCAGCGAGCTGGAGCCGTTACGCGAAATGGGCCGGGTCGAAACCGGCATCGTGTACGAGCAAGCGGTCAGCATCCCAGATGAATCGAACGCGCCGCTGGTGCTGCGGCGCATCGAGCTACATCTGGATGGCGCCACCGAGGACGGTGACACCGTCATCCGCCTGCTGACCAATGTCCCGGCCGCCCATCTGACGGCCGAGGCCGTCGCCCGGCTATACCGGCGACGCTGGAGCATAGAGAATATGTTTCAGCGGCTGGAATCGGTGCTCAACAGTGAGATTCGTTCGTTGAGCCAACCGCGCGCGGCGCTGCTGGCCTTCGGCGTGGCGGCGCTCGCGTATAACGTACTGAGCGTGATTGCGACTGCGGTGAGAATCCGGCATGAGCTGGATACCAGCGACATCGAGCTCTCACCGTATTACCTCGCCAGCGAAATCCGGGCAACTTATGCCGGCATGATGATCGCGGTGCCGCCCGAGGTGTGGCAGGCCTATGACCTCCTCACCCCAGCTCAGCTCGGTCGCGAGTTGATCAAGATGGCGACGCACGTTGATCCCCGCGCGATGCGCAAACATACGCGGGGACCGAAAGCGCCGAAGAAGAAAGGCTATGTGGCCGGATGCGTAGCACGGCGGCATGTTTCTACCGCCCGTGTCATCAAGGCTGGACGTGTCGTCTAA
- a CDS encoding sensor domain-containing diguanylate cyclase, translating to MKKGKKPAILEAMFEPDSDNSNWTHDAEDACLLYASDRRLTMSLPGSLGMGVTTARIASALGADQRFRDIEYREHRATNALMTSVVAAMGTALWAWDYAHDPTGAQHTVWLRAVFLPSALPYLATLAFRVPWPLAWLAASMTILAWESGFVLILSHLQGAASYGISGFAYFLAMPLLMMRGFVFGANVALTLLIVALPLVLACFGWGPGFENVRYAEFTIPFAVASMAALFAYGQLYAITCRTTDTDPLTGLGNRRRFTEALRDEVTRGRHLQHPLSLILVDIDLLNQINSTHGYSAGNQVIRAVGSVCREGIRDVDIATRVDGDEFGLILVGTPVENAIGTARRIRHQIEQLQITAANGHRLGVTVSIGLAESLHSGSIVDAAEEALYRAKKSGRNRFAVS from the coding sequence TTGAAAAAGGGGAAAAAACCAGCCATTCTTGAAGCCATGTTCGAGCCGGATTCCGACAACTCGAACTGGACCCACGACGCCGAAGATGCCTGCCTTCTTTATGCCAGCGATCGACGCTTAACAATGAGCCTGCCGGGGAGTCTGGGCATGGGTGTTACAACGGCGCGGATCGCCTCAGCCCTCGGGGCCGATCAACGGTTCCGGGATATTGAGTATCGTGAACACCGTGCGACGAATGCGCTGATGACCAGCGTCGTGGCAGCGATGGGAACGGCCTTGTGGGCATGGGATTACGCCCACGATCCGACGGGCGCACAACACACGGTCTGGCTACGCGCGGTTTTTCTCCCCTCCGCGTTGCCGTATCTCGCGACGCTGGCTTTCCGCGTGCCTTGGCCATTAGCGTGGTTGGCAGCATCGATGACGATTCTCGCCTGGGAGAGTGGATTCGTACTGATACTGAGCCACCTGCAGGGCGCCGCCAGCTACGGAATTTCCGGCTTCGCCTATTTCCTCGCCATGCCGCTACTGATGATGCGAGGTTTCGTGTTCGGCGCTAACGTTGCATTGACGCTGCTCATCGTCGCCTTGCCGTTGGTCTTAGCTTGCTTCGGCTGGGGACCGGGATTCGAGAACGTCAGATATGCGGAATTCACCATACCGTTCGCCGTGGCCAGTATGGCCGCCCTGTTTGCCTATGGTCAACTGTATGCAATAACCTGTCGAACCACCGACACGGATCCATTGACAGGGCTGGGAAACCGGCGGCGTTTCACCGAAGCATTGCGCGACGAGGTGACGCGTGGCCGCCACTTGCAACACCCGTTGTCGTTGATCCTCGTCGACATCGACCTGCTCAATCAGATCAACAGTACCCATGGATATTCCGCAGGGAACCAGGTGATCCGCGCTGTTGGCTCCGTTTGCCGCGAGGGGATTCGCGACGTCGATATCGCGACACGCGTCGACGGCGATGAATTCGGCCTCATTCTAGTCGGGACCCCCGTCGAAAACGCAATTGGCACCGCTAGACGCATTCGTCATCAAATCGAACAACTGCAGATCACCGCGGCCAATGGTCATCGGCTCGGTGTTACCGTCAGTATCGGCCTAGCGGAGAGCCTTCATTCCGGGAGCATTGTCGATGCCGCCGAAGAAGCCCTCTACAGAGCCAAGAAATCTGGGCGCAACCGGTTTGCGGTGAGTTGA
- a CDS encoding pilus assembly protein produces MMKNMARNGGGDYFQAGSQAAITTALNDILSRIQAVNSVFASVSLPVSVSVRGTYQNQVYLGMFRPDADARPNWVGNLKQYQLSADTSVSPPVVFLADSLGATVENKTTGFVNPSVVSFWTKASTFWDPNYYVNSQGLGGNSDSPDGDLVEKGGAGQYLRTTFASSQASRNVYTCTSSCGAGSYLSGTLFSTGNASIVNTMLGLQSTDLAEPVINWVRGGNSKTDSTTNLPDDPPVVNPKSPPIYNIRGFSHGDVLHSRPAVINYNRSADDVVVFYGANDGMLHAVKGGQGTAGGSELWSFIASEHFPQFSRMYNHFPTISSSSPKPYFIDGSATVYTYSSAGDGTIDYTRNDKAYLFLSMRRGGPYLYALDVSNPIAPKLLWKHSSAETAFKEMGDTWSELRVARLRASADPVLIFGMGNDHVANDTALQGTASVGRGVMILNARDGSILWQVDHSTVSAMAYAIPASVALYDSDRDGYIDRIYGADTGANIWRINVGDASPANWTVTLLASLGGSGANARKFLYAPDIVPASALNPTDTLLIGSGDREHPFDTAVQNRYYMIKDDHSLYAVRSSPIVEGAAGSTTGVAGQLYDATANLVQVGTTDQIAAAKTALAVASGWYVTLGAGEKVVSGSTTLAGTVIFSTNTPATAATNTCTGNLGEARIYMLNYLTGAATFDVNGSSTLTTVDRYEVRPGGGFPPTPVSVSVKLGDNIYQMAISGTQVIAPPGPKLGRRYRTYWRRVID; encoded by the coding sequence ATGATGAAGAATATGGCCCGAAACGGCGGTGGCGATTATTTCCAGGCCGGCAGCCAGGCAGCGATAACGACGGCACTGAACGATATCCTGAGCCGGATCCAGGCGGTGAACTCCGTGTTCGCCTCGGTATCGCTACCGGTCTCGGTGAGCGTGCGCGGCACCTACCAAAACCAGGTCTATCTGGGCATGTTCCGGCCCGATGCCGATGCCAGGCCGAACTGGGTCGGTAACCTGAAGCAATACCAGTTGAGCGCCGATACCTCGGTCTCGCCGCCCGTCGTGTTCCTGGCCGACAGCCTTGGCGCCACAGTGGAGAACAAGACCACGGGCTTCGTCAACCCGAGTGTTGTCAGCTTCTGGACCAAGGCTTCGACCTTCTGGGATCCGAACTATTATGTGAACTCGCAGGGCCTGGGCGGCAACTCCGATTCACCGGACGGCGATTTGGTGGAAAAGGGAGGGGCAGGTCAATACCTGCGCACCACCTTCGCAAGCAGTCAGGCGAGCCGCAACGTCTACACCTGCACCAGTAGCTGTGGCGCCGGCTCGTATCTGTCCGGAACGCTGTTCAGCACTGGCAATGCGTCGATCGTCAACACGATGCTTGGCCTGCAAAGCACGGATCTTGCCGAGCCGGTCATTAATTGGGTGCGCGGGGGCAATAGCAAGACAGATAGCACCACGAACTTGCCTGACGACCCGCCGGTGGTCAATCCGAAAAGCCCGCCTATCTACAATATCCGCGGTTTTTCCCACGGCGACGTACTGCATTCCCGCCCCGCGGTAATCAACTACAACCGGAGCGCCGACGACGTGGTGGTCTTCTACGGCGCCAACGATGGGATGCTGCATGCGGTCAAGGGCGGCCAGGGAACGGCCGGCGGCAGCGAACTGTGGAGTTTCATCGCGTCCGAGCATTTCCCTCAATTCAGCCGGATGTACAACCATTTCCCGACAATCTCCTCGTCTAGCCCCAAGCCCTATTTTATCGATGGCTCGGCCACGGTCTACACCTACTCATCCGCTGGCGACGGCACGATCGACTACACACGTAACGATAAGGCCTATCTCTTTCTGAGCATGCGTCGCGGCGGCCCGTATCTCTACGCGTTGGACGTCAGCAACCCGATCGCGCCAAAGCTGTTGTGGAAACACAGCAGTGCGGAAACCGCATTCAAGGAAATGGGTGACACCTGGTCCGAGCTACGTGTAGCCAGATTGCGGGCCTCGGCAGATCCAGTCCTGATCTTCGGCATGGGCAACGACCACGTCGCGAATGACACGGCTCTGCAAGGCACCGCCAGCGTGGGACGAGGAGTGATGATCCTCAATGCAAGGGACGGCTCGATACTTTGGCAGGTTGACCACAGCACGGTTTCCGCGATGGCCTACGCCATACCCGCCAGTGTCGCACTGTACGATTCCGACCGGGACGGCTATATCGACCGCATCTACGGGGCCGATACCGGGGCCAATATCTGGCGCATCAACGTCGGCGACGCCTCTCCGGCAAACTGGACCGTCACGCTGCTGGCCTCACTTGGCGGCAGTGGGGCCAATGCGCGCAAGTTCCTCTATGCGCCGGACATTGTTCCGGCCAGCGCGCTGAACCCGACCGATACCCTGCTGATTGGCTCGGGCGATCGCGAGCACCCGTTCGACACGGCGGTCCAGAACCGCTATTACATGATCAAGGACGACCACAGCCTCTATGCCGTACGCTCGAGCCCGATCGTGGAAGGCGCGGCGGGAAGCACGACCGGTGTTGCCGGCCAGCTCTATGACGCCACCGCCAATCTGGTGCAAGTCGGCACGACCGACCAGATCGCGGCCGCCAAGACGGCACTTGCCGTGGCGAGTGGATGGTATGTCACGCTAGGCGCGGGAGAGAAAGTCGTCAGCGGCTCGACGACGCTGGCCGGTACCGTCATATTCTCCACCAATACGCCGGCCACTGCGGCCACCAACACTTGCACCGGCAATCTTGGCGAGGCCCGCATCTATATGCTGAACTATCTCACTGGCGCCGCTACCTTCGACGTCAATGGCAGCAGCACGCTGACCACCGTTGATCGCTACGAGGTGCGCCCTGGTGGTGGCTTCCCGCCGACGCCCGTATCCGTTTCGGTCAAACTGGGTGACAATATCTATCAGATGGCCATCAGCGGCACCCAGGTAATTGCGCCACCCGGTCCAAAGCTTGGGCGTCGCTACCGAACGTACTGGCGCAGGGTGATCGACTAG
- a CDS encoding PilW family protein: MAALRSAASTYTLVQKDGVTPAALRRYIERIYFVSPCNRFAAGATTCTAGADGGKPVPTLKRLEIAAVAGITGFVTTPLVDGIQNLQLDYGIDATGTGVPATPFVTAPALADWPNVMTVHVSLLARNTEASSFVDSTLSARTFNMGVSGSVGPFSDKFKRHVYTGTVQVINLSSRRE, from the coding sequence ATGGCTGCGCTGCGCAGCGCTGCGTCCACGTACACTCTGGTGCAAAAGGACGGGGTGACACCGGCCGCGTTGCGCCGCTATATCGAGCGCATCTACTTCGTCAGCCCTTGTAACCGCTTTGCCGCCGGCGCTACCACCTGCACCGCCGGCGCGGACGGCGGCAAGCCGGTGCCGACGCTCAAGCGGCTGGAGATCGCGGCCGTGGCCGGCATCACCGGTTTTGTCACGACGCCGTTGGTGGACGGCATCCAGAACCTGCAACTGGACTACGGCATCGATGCCACCGGCACGGGCGTGCCAGCTACACCGTTTGTCACCGCGCCCGCGCTGGCCGACTGGCCCAATGTGATGACGGTGCATGTCAGCCTGTTGGCACGCAACACGGAGGCATCGAGCTTTGTCGACAGCACCTTGTCAGCCAGGACATTCAATATGGGCGTGTCCGGCTCGGTCGGGCCCTTCTCGGATAAGTTCAAGCGCCACGTTTATACCGGCACCGTGCAGGTCATCAATCTGAGCAGCAGGCGGGAATGA
- the pilV gene encoding type IV pilus modification protein PilV has product MRRPLPHRSQAGFGLIEALVTLIVLLVGLLGPVGLLLASQRAEIESYQRAQALILLQDMVERINANRSAAGCYAVTTDTVNGLPYLGTGAAAALPCALGTVQAYTLANSDLAAWSNLLAGAAESSSAGNSGAMIGARGCVSFDAASGIYLVSVAWQGKGKTAAPTAGLGCGKGLYGDEALRRVVSTTLQIANLY; this is encoded by the coding sequence ATGCGCCGGCCGCTCCCCCATCGCAGCCAAGCGGGCTTCGGCCTGATCGAGGCGCTAGTCACGCTGATCGTGCTGTTGGTAGGCCTGCTTGGTCCAGTGGGCTTGCTGCTAGCAAGCCAGCGCGCGGAGATTGAGTCCTATCAGCGCGCGCAGGCCTTGATCCTGTTGCAGGACATGGTCGAGCGCATCAACGCCAATCGCTCGGCCGCAGGCTGCTATGCGGTTACCACGGATACCGTCAATGGTCTTCCTTATCTCGGAACCGGGGCGGCGGCGGCGCTCCCCTGTGCGCTCGGCACGGTCCAGGCCTACACCCTGGCCAACAGTGACCTCGCTGCCTGGAGCAATCTGCTTGCCGGCGCTGCAGAGAGCAGTAGCGCAGGAAATTCTGGCGCCATGATTGGCGCGCGCGGCTGTGTCAGCTTCGACGCGGCCTCGGGTATTTATCTGGTAAGTGTGGCTTGGCAGGGTAAAGGGAAGACGGCGGCCCCGACCGCCGGGCTGGGCTGCGGCAAGGGGCTGTACGGCGACGAGGCTCTGCGGCGCGTGGTCAGCACAACACTGCAGATCGCGAACCTGTACTGA
- a CDS encoding GspH/FimT family pseudopilin, with translation MDARNMPRRPDALGLQHTLVNGFTLIELMATVTIAAILMAVATPYFRDFVLGQRIRAASYDIASTLTYARSEAIKRNNSVTIAQASGGWQYGWTVSTGAATLSQHEALPGVTIIGPAGAVVYNGSGRLVAAVNPFGISAAGSTASPRCVNVDLSGLASSLAGSC, from the coding sequence ATGGACGCGCGCAACATGCCCCGCCGACCAGACGCCCTGGGCTTGCAGCATACCTTGGTCAACGGATTTACCCTGATCGAGCTGATGGCCACCGTGACGATTGCCGCCATCCTGATGGCGGTCGCAACGCCGTATTTTCGCGACTTTGTCCTGGGCCAGCGGATCCGCGCGGCCTCCTACGATATTGCCTCAACGCTAACATATGCGCGCAGCGAGGCGATCAAGCGAAATAACAGCGTCACCATCGCACAGGCATCGGGCGGCTGGCAATACGGCTGGACCGTCAGCACTGGTGCTGCCACGCTCAGCCAGCACGAGGCACTGCCCGGCGTGACCATCATCGGCCCGGCTGGCGCGGTTGTCTATAACGGTAGCGGCCGCCTAGTTGCCGCGGTCAATCCCTTCGGCATCAGTGCGGCGGGCAGTACAGCATCGCCGCGCTGCGTCAACGTCGACCTGAGCGGGCTGGCGAGCAGCCTGGCCGGGAGCTGCTGA
- a CDS encoding type IV pilin protein — protein sequence MTELLITVVIVGILAAIAYPSYTQYVIRSNRSAAESFILAVASQQEQYSLDARQYATTMATLGYATLPTEVAKNYTVTVTANNVAVPPSYTVTATPIGAQAASDTKCQNLTVNQAGTKGMSGTGSVADCW from the coding sequence TTGACGGAATTGCTGATCACGGTGGTCATCGTCGGGATCCTTGCGGCTATTGCATATCCGTCCTATACGCAATACGTGATCCGGAGCAATCGCTCCGCAGCCGAGAGTTTCATTCTAGCGGTTGCCAGCCAGCAGGAGCAGTACAGTCTCGACGCGCGCCAGTATGCCACCACCATGGCAACGCTCGGCTACGCCACCCTCCCGACCGAGGTAGCGAAGAACTACACGGTAACGGTAACCGCCAACAATGTCGCGGTACCGCCTAGCTATACCGTTACCGCCACGCCCATCGGCGCGCAGGCTGCCAGCGACACCAAGTGCCAGAACCTTACCGTGAACCAGGCTGGCACCAAGGGCATGAGCGGCACCGGCTCGGTGGCCGACTGCTGGTAA
- a CDS encoding universal stress protein, giving the protein MFKHFLLPVDGSPLSDSTFQKVITFAQETDARMTVLHCGSHAFPVGAPAPIKDRLAQDAQHHADRYLKGVVRKASAAGIKCETAYVNSDRIVKVIMATAEERGCDLILIAPHGRWGVQPHTIESLRESILSVSDISLVVV; this is encoded by the coding sequence ATGTTCAAGCATTTTCTGTTGCCGGTTGATGGCTCGCCACTATCTGATAGCACGTTCCAAAAGGTCATCACATTTGCCCAAGAAACGGATGCCAGAATGACAGTGCTTCATTGCGGCTCCCACGCCTTCCCGGTCGGAGCGCCAGCGCCCATCAAAGATCGCCTCGCGCAGGACGCGCAGCATCATGCCGACAGGTACCTCAAGGGGGTAGTAAGGAAGGCGAGCGCAGCTGGGATCAAATGTGAAACGGCCTACGTCAACAGCGATCGAATCGTAAAAGTCATCATGGCGACCGCCGAGGAAAGAGGGTGTGACCTAATCCTCATTGCGCCTCATGGACGGTGGGGTGTGCAGCCGCACACAATTGAGAGCCTAAGGGAGAGCATCCTGTCAGTCAGCGATATCTCGCTGGTGGTCGTCTAA